A section of the Anas platyrhynchos isolate ZD024472 breed Pekin duck chromosome 37, IASCAAS_PekinDuck_T2T, whole genome shotgun sequence genome encodes:
- the LOC140001119 gene encoding uncharacterized protein isoform X1 yields MVYYSHGDGGPVGSYDVLPNVRRTPVRFWDGMKVPCLTPSITSKEKISVWDAVSAYIHEHLLLHQGVRIPALGSFDVVPKLVKDGNKTLILQMPTFRLARNLVVTHSLTANKEYLPGHKELEPLHYPEVAAQICLSSQRVESCIQGTTSLISRCVGKGENIALVLRDVGVLLIEGMRVEMKFYSEFLQKVSGKENLQKAFFKVPQLMDVVVSRGAPLASLTFSGRVIVFPEFEMESMPKKTPQEHSKEKKEGAFPLLGQAGGRKAAAGSLRRDGKLSPGKGLGLPSLAPTGSTEEAALKGEAQKAGKAPLRLPAIPGTPRKAEKSSPKGKTGQAKTPGASRQRAGRAVGMFPPCVGENPAAKKPPRPPGPTELSFPVISVSSPASSEASLPEEPPYNVYRLQPPGKEGAERLKNRPETFWTVLKEPQKKALSVNGTNSTRPVAPAPRKPVSAQPKPPKTGPGLSVLWPRPP; encoded by the exons ATGGTGTATTACAGTCATGGTGACGGTGGCCCTGTTGGCAGTTATGAC GTGCTGCCCAACGTGAGGCGGACCCCCGTCCGCTTCTGGGATGGGATGAAGGTCCCGTGCCTCACGCCCAGCATCACCTCCAAGG agaaaataagCGTCTGGGATGCGGTGTCAGCCTACATCCACGaacacctcctgctgcaccag GGCGTCCGAATTCCTGCCCTCGGCTCCTTCGACGTTGTCCCCAAATTGGTGAAGGACGGGAACAAGACCCTGATTTTGCAGATGCCCACGTTCCGCCTGGCCAGGAACCTCGTCGTCACCCACAGCCTCACCGCCAACAAGGAGTACCTGCCAG GCCACAAGGAGCTGGAGCCCCTCCACTACCCCGAGGTGGCCGCCCAAATCTGCCTGTCCTCGCAGAGGGTGGAGAGCTGCATCCAGGGCACCACGTCCCTCATCTCTCGCTgcgtggggaagggggagaacaTCGCCCTGGTCCTGAGGGACGTGGGGGTGCTCCTCATCGAAGGCATGAGGGTGGAAATGAAATTCTATTCCGAATTCCTGCAGAAGGTGTCCGGGAAGGAGAACCTTCAAAAAGCCTTTTTCAAG GTCCCCCAGCTGATGGACGTGGTGGTGTCCCGGGGGGCACCCTTGGCCTCCCTGACCTTCTCTGGCCGTGTCATCGTCTTCCCCGA GTTTGAGATGGAGAGCATGCCCAAAAAAACGCCCCAGGAGCACtccaaggagaagaaagaaggggcttttcctcttctcggccaagctgggggaagaaaagcagctgctggTTCCCTTCGAAGGGACGGGAAACTGAGTCCTG GCAAAGGTCTCGGGCTTCCTTCCCTTGCCCCCACGGGGTCGACAGAAGAAGCAGCCCTGAAGGGGGAGGCGCAGAAGGCAGGGAAGGCTCccttgag GCTGCCGGCCATCCCGGGGACTCCTCGCAAGGCCGAAAAATCGTCACCCAAAGGCAAAACGGGACAGGCAAAGACACCCGGAGCCTCGAGGCAGAGAGCAGGAAGAGCAGTGGGGATGTTTCCCCCCTGCGTGGGGGAAAACCCGGCAGCCAAaaagcccccccggcccccgggaCCCACAGAGCTGTCCTTCCCCGTGATAAGCGTCTCATCACCGGCCAGCTCGGAGGCCAGCCTCCCCGAGGAGCCCCCCTACAACGTCTacaggctgcagcccccgggaAAAGAGGGGGcagaaaggttaaaaaacaGGCCCGAAACCTTCTGGACGGTGCTAAAAGAACCTCAGAAGAAGGCGTTATCCGTGAACGGCACCAACAGCACCCGCCCGGTGGCACCCGCGCCCCGAAAACCCGTGTCAGCCCAACCCAAACCGCCAAAAACTGGGCCGGGGCTCTCCGTTTTGTGGCCCCGGCCACCCTAA
- the LOC140001119 gene encoding uncharacterized protein isoform X2 produces the protein MPTFRLARNLVVTHSLTANKEYLPGHKELEPLHYPEVAAQICLSSQRVESCIQGTTSLISRCVGKGENIALVLRDVGVLLIEGMRVEMKFYSEFLQKVSGKENLQKAFFKVPQLMDVVVSRGAPLASLTFSGRVIVFPEFEMESMPKKTPQEHSKEKKEGAFPLLGQAGGRKAAAGSLRRDGKLSPGKGLGLPSLAPTGSTEEAALKGEAQKAGKAPLRLPAIPGTPRKAEKSSPKGKTGQAKTPGASRQRAGRAVGMFPPCVGENPAAKKPPRPPGPTELSFPVISVSSPASSEASLPEEPPYNVYRLQPPGKEGAERLKNRPETFWTVLKEPQKKALSVNGTNSTRPVAPAPRKPVSAQPKPPKTGPGLSVLWPRPP, from the exons ATGCCCACGTTCCGCCTGGCCAGGAACCTCGTCGTCACCCACAGCCTCACCGCCAACAAGGAGTACCTGCCAG GCCACAAGGAGCTGGAGCCCCTCCACTACCCCGAGGTGGCCGCCCAAATCTGCCTGTCCTCGCAGAGGGTGGAGAGCTGCATCCAGGGCACCACGTCCCTCATCTCTCGCTgcgtggggaagggggagaacaTCGCCCTGGTCCTGAGGGACGTGGGGGTGCTCCTCATCGAAGGCATGAGGGTGGAAATGAAATTCTATTCCGAATTCCTGCAGAAGGTGTCCGGGAAGGAGAACCTTCAAAAAGCCTTTTTCAAG GTCCCCCAGCTGATGGACGTGGTGGTGTCCCGGGGGGCACCCTTGGCCTCCCTGACCTTCTCTGGCCGTGTCATCGTCTTCCCCGA GTTTGAGATGGAGAGCATGCCCAAAAAAACGCCCCAGGAGCACtccaaggagaagaaagaaggggcttttcctcttctcggccaagctgggggaagaaaagcagctgctggTTCCCTTCGAAGGGACGGGAAACTGAGTCCTG GCAAAGGTCTCGGGCTTCCTTCCCTTGCCCCCACGGGGTCGACAGAAGAAGCAGCCCTGAAGGGGGAGGCGCAGAAGGCAGGGAAGGCTCccttgag GCTGCCGGCCATCCCGGGGACTCCTCGCAAGGCCGAAAAATCGTCACCCAAAGGCAAAACGGGACAGGCAAAGACACCCGGAGCCTCGAGGCAGAGAGCAGGAAGAGCAGTGGGGATGTTTCCCCCCTGCGTGGGGGAAAACCCGGCAGCCAAaaagcccccccggcccccgggaCCCACAGAGCTGTCCTTCCCCGTGATAAGCGTCTCATCACCGGCCAGCTCGGAGGCCAGCCTCCCCGAGGAGCCCCCCTACAACGTCTacaggctgcagcccccgggaAAAGAGGGGGcagaaaggttaaaaaacaGGCCCGAAACCTTCTGGACGGTGCTAAAAGAACCTCAGAAGAAGGCGTTATCCGTGAACGGCACCAACAGCACCCGCCCGGTGGCACCCGCGCCCCGAAAACCCGTGTCAGCCCAACCCAAACCGCCAAAAACTGGGCCGGGGCTCTCCGTTTTGTGGCCCCGGCCACCCTAA
- the LOC106020682 gene encoding uncharacterized protein isoform X3: protein MQKRVTFADEVLPNVRRTPVHFWDGMKVPCLTPSITSKEKISVWDAVSAYIHEHLLLHQGVRIPALGSFDVVPKLVKDGNKTLILQMPTFRLARNLVVTHSLTANKEYLPGHKELEPLHYPEVAAQICLSSQRVESCIQGTTSLISRCVGKGENIALVLRDVGVLLIEGTRVEMKFYSDFLQKLSGKENLQKAFFKVPQLMDVVVSRGAPLASLTFSGRVIVFPEFEMESMPKKTPQEHSKEKKEGAFPLLGQAGGRKAAAGSLRRDGKLTPGKGLGLPSLAPTGSTEEAALKGEAQKAGKAPLRLPAIPGTPRKAEKSSPKGKTGQAKTPGASRQRAGRGAGMFPPCVGENPAAKKPPRPPGPTELSFPVISVSSPASSEASLPEEPPYNVYRLQPPGKEGAERLKNRPETFWTVLKEPQKKALSVNGTNSTRPVAPAPRKPVSAQPKPPKTGPGLSVLWPRPP from the exons ATGCAAAAACGCGTCACTTTTGCCGACGAGGTGCTGCCCAACGTGAGGCGGACCCCTGTCCACTTCTGGGATGGGATGAAGGTCCCGTGCCTCACGCCCAGCATCACCTCCAAGG agaaaataagCGTCTGGGATGCGGTGTCAGCCTACATCCACGaacacctcctgctgcaccag GGCGTCCGAATTCCTGCCCTCGGCTCCTTCGACGTTGTCCCCAAATTGGTGAAGGACGGGAACAAGACCCTGATTTTGCAGATGCCCACGTTCCGCCTGGCCAGGAACCTCGTCGTCACCCACAGCCTCACCGCCAACAAGGAGTACCTGCCAG GCCACAAGGAGCTGGAGCCCCTCCACTACCCCGAGGTGGCCGCCCAAATCTGCCTGTCCTCGCAGAGGGTGGAGAGCTGCATCCAGGGCACCACGTCCCTCATCTCTCGCTgcgtggggaagggggagaacaTCGCCCTGGTCCTGAGGGACGTGGGGGTGCTCCTCATCGAAGGCACGAGGGTGGAAATGAAATTCTATTCCGACTTCCTGCAGAAGCTGTCCGGGAAGGAGAACCTTCAAAAAGCCTTTTTCAAG GTCCCCCAGCTGATGGACGTGGTGGTGTCCCGGGGGGCACCCTTGGCCTCCCTGACCTTCTCTGGCCGTGTCATCGTCTTCCCCGA GTTTGAGATGGAGAGCATGCCCAAAAAAACGCCCCAGGAGCACtccaaggagaagaaagaaggggcttttcctcttctcggccaagctgggggaagaaaagcagctgctggTTCCCTTCGAAGGGACGGGAAACTGACTCCTG GCAAAGGTCTCGGGCTTCCTTCCCTTGCCCCCACGGGGTCGACAGAAGAAGCAGCCCTGAAGGGGGAGGCGCAGAAGGCAGGGAAGGCTCccttgag GCTGCCGGCCATCCCGGGGACTCCTCGCAAGGCCGAAAAATCGTCACCCAAAGGCAAAACGGGACAGGCAAAGACACCCGGAGCCTCGAGGCAGAGAGCAGGAAGAGGAGCGGGGATGTTTCCCCCCTGCGTGGGGGAAAACCCGGCAGCCAAaaagcccccccggcccccgggaCCCACAGAGCTGTCCTTCCCCGTGATAAGCGTCTCATCACCGGCCAGCTCGGAGGCCAGCCTCCCCGAGGAGCCCCCCTACAACGTCTacaggctgcagcccccgggaAAAGAGGGGGcagaaaggttaaaaaacaGGCCCGAAACCTTCTGGACGGTGCTAAAAGAACCTCAGAAGAAGGCGTTATCCGTGAACGGCACCAACAGCACCCGCCCGGTGGCACCCGCGCCCCGAAAACCCGTGTCAGCCCAACCCAAACCGCCAAAAACTGGGCCGGGGCTCTCCGTTTTGTGGCCCCGGCCACCCTAA
- the LOC106020682 gene encoding uncharacterized protein isoform X2, translated as MVTVALLAVMTENKRLGCGVSLHPRTPPAAPGRPNSCPRLLRRCPQIGEGREQDPDFADAHVPPGQEPRRHPQPHRQQGVPARPQGAGAPPLPRGGRPNLPVLAEGGELHPGHHVPHLSLRGEGGEHRPGPEGRGGAPHRRHEGGNEILFRLPAEAVREGEPSKSLFQGEGFVFPTAWAASQRGSNACPWPTETFWVGVFGHDRGQRTFAISLQVPQLMDVVVSRGAPLASLTFSGRVIVFPEFEMESMPKKTPQEHSKEKKEGAFPLLGQAGGRKAAAGSLRRDGKLTPGKGLGLPSLAPTGSTEEAALKGEAQKAGKAPLRLPAIPGTPRKAEKSSPKGKTGQAKTPGASRQRAGRGAGMFPPCVGENPAAKKPPRPPGPTELSFPVISVSSPASSEASLPEEPPYNVYRLQPPGKEGAERLKNRPETFWTVLKEPQKKALSVNGTNSTRPVAPAPRKPVSAQPKPPKTGPGLSVLWPRPP; from the exons ATGGTGACGGTGGCCCTGTTGGCAGTTATGAC agaaaataagCGTCTGGGATGCGGTGTCAGCCTACATCCACGaacacctcctgctgcaccag GGCGTCCGAATTCCTGCCCTCGGCTCCTTCGACGTTGTCCCCAAATTGGTGAAGGACGGGAACAAGACCCTGATTTTGCAGATGCCCACGTTCCGCCTGGCCAGGAACCTCGTCGTCACCCACAGCCTCACCGCCAACAAGGAGTACCTGCCAG GCCACAAGGAGCTGGAGCCCCTCCACTACCCCGAGGTGGCCGCCCAAATCTGCCTGTCCTCGCAGAGGGTGGAGAGCTGCATCCAGGGCACCACGTCCCTCATCTCTCGCTgcgtggggaagggggagaacaTCGCCCTGGTCCTGAGGGACGTGGGGGTGCTCCTCATCGAAGGCACGAGGGTGGAAATGAAATTCTATTCCGACTTCCTGCAGAAGCTGTCCGGGAAGGAGAACCTTCAAAAAGCCTTTTTCAAGgtgagggttttgttttccccacggCCTGGGCAGCCTCACAAAGGGGTAGCAACGCTTGCCCTTGGCCCACCGAGACCTTTTGGGTTGGAGTTTTTGGCCACGACCGAGGCCAGAGGACATTTGCCATCTCCTTGCAGGTCCCCCAGCTGATGGACGTGGTGGTGTCCCGGGGGGCACCCTTGGCCTCCCTGACCTTCTCTGGCCGTGTCATCGTCTTCCCCGA GTTTGAGATGGAGAGCATGCCCAAAAAAACGCCCCAGGAGCACtccaaggagaagaaagaaggggcttttcctcttctcggccaagctgggggaagaaaagcagctgctggTTCCCTTCGAAGGGACGGGAAACTGACTCCTG GCAAAGGTCTCGGGCTTCCTTCCCTTGCCCCCACGGGGTCGACAGAAGAAGCAGCCCTGAAGGGGGAGGCGCAGAAGGCAGGGAAGGCTCccttgag GCTGCCGGCCATCCCGGGGACTCCTCGCAAGGCCGAAAAATCGTCACCCAAAGGCAAAACGGGACAGGCAAAGACACCCGGAGCCTCGAGGCAGAGAGCAGGAAGAGGAGCGGGGATGTTTCCCCCCTGCGTGGGGGAAAACCCGGCAGCCAAaaagcccccccggcccccgggaCCCACAGAGCTGTCCTTCCCCGTGATAAGCGTCTCATCACCGGCCAGCTCGGAGGCCAGCCTCCCCGAGGAGCCCCCCTACAACGTCTacaggctgcagcccccgggaAAAGAGGGGGcagaaaggttaaaaaacaGGCCCGAAACCTTCTGGACGGTGCTAAAAGAACCTCAGAAGAAGGCGTTATCCGTGAACGGCACCAACAGCACCCGCCCGGTGGCACCCGCGCCCCGAAAACCCGTGTCAGCCCAACCCAAACCGCCAAAAACTGGGCCGGGGCTCTCCGTTTTGTGGCCCCGGCCACCCTAA
- the LOC106020682 gene encoding uncharacterized protein isoform X1, translating into MGAGGQLCSTRDPPTGCRGASPPPPSLPWVSVRLFLTPRSPSCHPPADFVCLFVCLCFVVVVVFVFCFVLFVCFFVLFLFCFCFLFFLLVCLCVFCLCFFVCFCFCCLFVCFVLFLLVCLCFVLFFFFVWLVGLFVGFLVCLFFFCWWWWWWFVCVLFCFGLFVCLFSVFYFLCLQSALPEAQKTSLTAQALASSRTLPQHGAASRSLSQHPPPRAPLLPNLFYPKPTTRSQTEAFLGDACHGEGLLVTAPIPLVSFSRPQGAGAPPLPRGGRPNLPVLAEGGELHPGHHVPHLSLRGEGGEHRPGPEGRGGAPHRRHEGGNEILFRLPAEAVREGEPSKSLFQGEGFVFPTAWAASQRGSNACPWPTETFWVGVFGHDRGQRTFAISLQVPQLMDVVVSRGAPLASLTFSGRVIVFPEFEMESMPKKTPQEHSKEKKEGAFPLLGQAGGRKAAAGSLRRDGKLTPGKGLGLPSLAPTGSTEEAALKGEAQKAGKAPLRLPAIPGTPRKAEKSSPKGKTGQAKTPGASRQRAGRGAGMFPPCVGENPAAKKPPRPPGPTELSFPVISVSSPASSEASLPEEPPYNVYRLQPPGKEGAERLKNRPETFWTVLKEPQKKALSVNGTNSTRPVAPAPRKPVSAQPKPPKTGPGLSVLWPRPP; encoded by the exons atgggtgcagggggacagctctgctccaccagggaccCCCCtacaggctgcaggggggcttctccccctcctccttcacTGCCCTGGGTGTCTGTGAGGCTGTTCCTCACCCCTCGCTCCCCCAGCTGCCATCCCCCagcagattttgtttgtttgtttgtttgtttgtgttttgttgttgttgttgtttttgtgttttgttttgttttgtttgtttgtttctttgttttgtttttgttttgtttttgttttttgttttttttgttggtttgtttgtgtgttttttgtttgtgtttttttgtttgtttttgtttttgttgtttgtttgtttgttttgttttgtttttgttggtttgtttgtgttttgttttgttttttttttttgtttggttggttggtttgtttgtgggttttttggtttgtttgttttttttttgttggtggtggtggtggtggtttgtttgtgttttgttttgttttggtttgtttgtttgtttgttttcagttttttattttctctgtctccaatctgctctcccagaggcacaaaAAACCTCGCTTACTGCCcaggctctggccagcagcaggacccttcCCCAACacggggcagcttctagatccctCTCACAgcacccccctccccgtgcccccctgcTGCCAAACCTTTTCTATCCAAAACCCACCACAAGGTCCCAAACCGAAGCCTTTTTGGGTGACGCCTGCCACGGGGAAGGGCTGCTGGTGACCGCCCCCATCCCTCTCGTGTCGTTTTCCAGGCCACAAGGAGCTGGAGCCCCTCCACTACCCCGAGGTGGCCGCCCAAATCTGCCTGTCCTCGCAGAGGGTGGAGAGCTGCATCCAGGGCACCACGTCCCTCATCTCTCGCTgcgtggggaagggggagaacaTCGCCCTGGTCCTGAGGGACGTGGGGGTGCTCCTCATCGAAGGCACGAGGGTGGAAATGAAATTCTATTCCGACTTCCTGCAGAAGCTGTCCGGGAAGGAGAACCTTCAAAAAGCCTTTTTCAAGgtgagggttttgttttccccacggCCTGGGCAGCCTCACAAAGGGGTAGCAACGCTTGCCCTTGGCCCACCGAGACCTTTTGGGTTGGAGTTTTTGGCCACGACCGAGGCCAGAGGACATTTGCCATCTCCTTGCAGGTCCCCCAGCTGATGGACGTGGTGGTGTCCCGGGGGGCACCCTTGGCCTCCCTGACCTTCTCTGGCCGTGTCATCGTCTTCCCCGA GTTTGAGATGGAGAGCATGCCCAAAAAAACGCCCCAGGAGCACtccaaggagaagaaagaaggggcttttcctcttctcggccaagctgggggaagaaaagcagctgctggTTCCCTTCGAAGGGACGGGAAACTGACTCCTG GCAAAGGTCTCGGGCTTCCTTCCCTTGCCCCCACGGGGTCGACAGAAGAAGCAGCCCTGAAGGGGGAGGCGCAGAAGGCAGGGAAGGCTCccttgag GCTGCCGGCCATCCCGGGGACTCCTCGCAAGGCCGAAAAATCGTCACCCAAAGGCAAAACGGGACAGGCAAAGACACCCGGAGCCTCGAGGCAGAGAGCAGGAAGAGGAGCGGGGATGTTTCCCCCCTGCGTGGGGGAAAACCCGGCAGCCAAaaagcccccccggcccccgggaCCCACAGAGCTGTCCTTCCCCGTGATAAGCGTCTCATCACCGGCCAGCTCGGAGGCCAGCCTCCCCGAGGAGCCCCCCTACAACGTCTacaggctgcagcccccgggaAAAGAGGGGGcagaaaggttaaaaaacaGGCCCGAAACCTTCTGGACGGTGCTAAAAGAACCTCAGAAGAAGGCGTTATCCGTGAACGGCACCAACAGCACCCGCCCGGTGGCACCCGCGCCCCGAAAACCCGTGTCAGCCCAACCCAAACCGCCAAAAACTGGGCCGGGGCTCTCCGTTTTGTGGCCCCGGCCACCCTAA
- the LOC113840540 gene encoding uncharacterized protein isoform X1: protein MQKRVTFADEVLPNVRRTPVRFWDGMKVPCLTPSITSKEKISVWDAVSAYIHEHLLLHQGVRIPALGSFDVVPKLVKDGNKTLILQMPTFRLARNLVVTHSLTANKEYLPGHKELEPLHYPEVAAQICLSSQRVESCIQGTTSLISRCVGKGENIALVLRDVGVLLIEGTRVEMKFYSEFLQKVSGKENLQKAFFKVPQLMDVVVSRGAPLASLTFSGRVIVFPEFEMESMPKKTPQEHSKEKKEGAFPLLGQAGGRKAAAGSLRRDGKLSPGKGLGLPSLAPTASTEEAALKGEAQKAGKAPLRLPAIPGTPRKAEKSSPKGKTGQAKTPGAWRQRAGRGAGMFPPCVGENPAAKKPPRPPGPPELSFPVISVSSPASSEASLPEEPPYNVYRLQPPGKEGAERLKNRPETFWTVLKEPQKKALSVNGTNSTRPVAPAPRKPVSAQPKPPKTGPGLSVLWPRPP, encoded by the exons ATGCAAAAACGCGTCACTTTTGCCGACGAGGTGCTGCCCAACGTGAGGCGGACCCCCGTCCGCTTCTGGGATGGGATGAAGGTCCCGTGCCTCACGCCCAGCATCACCTCCAAGG agaaaataagCGTCTGGGATGCGGTGTCAGCCTACATCCACGaacacctcctgctgcaccag GGCGTCCGAATTCCTGCCCTCGGCTCCTTCGACGTTGTCCCCAAATTGGTGAAGGACGGGAACAAGACCCTGATTTTGCAGATGCCCACGTTCCGCCTGGCCAGGAACCTCGTCGTCACCCACAGCCTCACCGCCAACAAGGAGTACCTGCCAG GCCACAAGGAGCTGGAGCCCCTCCACTACCCCGAGGTGGCCGCCCAAATCTGCCTGTCCTCGCAGAGGGTGGAGAGCTGCATCCAGGGCACCACGTCCCTCATCTCTCGCTgcgtggggaagggggagaacaTCGCCCTGGTCCTGAGGGACGTGGGGGTGCTCCTCATCGAAGGCACGAGGGTGGAAATGAAATTCTATTCCGAATTCCTGCAGAAGGTGTCCGGGAAGGAGAACCTTCAAAAAGCCTTTTTCAAG GTCCCCCAGCTGATGGACGTGGTGGTGTCCCGGGGGGCACCCTTGGCCTCCCTGACCTTCTCTGGCCGTGTCATCGTCTTCCCCGA GTTTGAGATGGAGAGCATGCCCAAAAAAACGCCCCAGGAGCACtccaaggagaagaaagaaggggcttttcctcttctcggccaagctgggggaagaaaagcagctgctggTTCCCTTCGAAGGGACGGGAAACTGAGTCCTG GCAAAGGTCTCGGGCTTCCTTCCCTTGCCCCCACGGCGTCGACAGAAGAAGCAGCCCTGAAGGGGGAGGCGCAGAAGGCAGGGAAGGCTCccttgag GCTGCCGGCCATCCCGGGGACTCCTCGCAAGGCCGAAAAATCGTCACCCAAAGGCAAAACAGGACAGGCAAAGACACCCGGAGCCTGGAGGCAGAGAGCAGGAAGAGGAGCGGGGATGTTTCCCCCCTGCGTGGGGGAAAACCCGGCAGCCAAaaagcccccccggcccccgggacccccagaGCTGTCCTTCCCCGTGATAAGCGTCTCATCACCGGCCAGCTCGGAGGCCAGCCTCCCCGAGGAGCCCCCCTACAACGTCTacaggctgcagcccccgggaAAAGAGGGGGcagaaaggttaaaaaacaGGCCCGAAACCTTCTGGACGGTGCTAAAAGAACCTCAGAAGAAGGCGTTATCCGTGAACGGCACCAACAGCACCCGCCCGGTGGCACCCGCGCCCCGAAAACCCGTGTCAGCCCAACCCAAACCGCCAAAAACTGGGCCGGGGCTCTCCGTTTTGTGGCCCCGGCCACCCTAA
- the LOC113840540 gene encoding uncharacterized protein isoform X2, producing MPTFRLARNLVVTHSLTANKEYLPGHKELEPLHYPEVAAQICLSSQRVESCIQGTTSLISRCVGKGENIALVLRDVGVLLIEGTRVEMKFYSEFLQKVSGKENLQKAFFKVPQLMDVVVSRGAPLASLTFSGRVIVFPEFEMESMPKKTPQEHSKEKKEGAFPLLGQAGGRKAAAGSLRRDGKLSPGKGLGLPSLAPTASTEEAALKGEAQKAGKAPLRLPAIPGTPRKAEKSSPKGKTGQAKTPGAWRQRAGRGAGMFPPCVGENPAAKKPPRPPGPPELSFPVISVSSPASSEASLPEEPPYNVYRLQPPGKEGAERLKNRPETFWTVLKEPQKKALSVNGTNSTRPVAPAPRKPVSAQPKPPKTGPGLSVLWPRPP from the exons ATGCCCACGTTCCGCCTGGCCAGGAACCTCGTCGTCACCCACAGCCTCACCGCCAACAAGGAGTACCTGCCAG GCCACAAGGAGCTGGAGCCCCTCCACTACCCCGAGGTGGCCGCCCAAATCTGCCTGTCCTCGCAGAGGGTGGAGAGCTGCATCCAGGGCACCACGTCCCTCATCTCTCGCTgcgtggggaagggggagaacaTCGCCCTGGTCCTGAGGGACGTGGGGGTGCTCCTCATCGAAGGCACGAGGGTGGAAATGAAATTCTATTCCGAATTCCTGCAGAAGGTGTCCGGGAAGGAGAACCTTCAAAAAGCCTTTTTCAAG GTCCCCCAGCTGATGGACGTGGTGGTGTCCCGGGGGGCACCCTTGGCCTCCCTGACCTTCTCTGGCCGTGTCATCGTCTTCCCCGA GTTTGAGATGGAGAGCATGCCCAAAAAAACGCCCCAGGAGCACtccaaggagaagaaagaaggggcttttcctcttctcggccaagctgggggaagaaaagcagctgctggTTCCCTTCGAAGGGACGGGAAACTGAGTCCTG GCAAAGGTCTCGGGCTTCCTTCCCTTGCCCCCACGGCGTCGACAGAAGAAGCAGCCCTGAAGGGGGAGGCGCAGAAGGCAGGGAAGGCTCccttgag GCTGCCGGCCATCCCGGGGACTCCTCGCAAGGCCGAAAAATCGTCACCCAAAGGCAAAACAGGACAGGCAAAGACACCCGGAGCCTGGAGGCAGAGAGCAGGAAGAGGAGCGGGGATGTTTCCCCCCTGCGTGGGGGAAAACCCGGCAGCCAAaaagcccccccggcccccgggacccccagaGCTGTCCTTCCCCGTGATAAGCGTCTCATCACCGGCCAGCTCGGAGGCCAGCCTCCCCGAGGAGCCCCCCTACAACGTCTacaggctgcagcccccgggaAAAGAGGGGGcagaaaggttaaaaaacaGGCCCGAAACCTTCTGGACGGTGCTAAAAGAACCTCAGAAGAAGGCGTTATCCGTGAACGGCACCAACAGCACCCGCCCGGTGGCACCCGCGCCCCGAAAACCCGTGTCAGCCCAACCCAAACCGCCAAAAACTGGGCCGGGGCTCTCCGTTTTGTGGCCCCGGCCACCCTAA